The proteins below are encoded in one region of Paralysiella testudinis:
- the holA gene encoding DNA polymerase III subunit delta, with translation MAQLNPHQLAESLRGGLQPLYIIHGEEDLLRVEALDHIRAAAREHGYLNREVISVDAKFDWSELRAASQSVGLFAELKLLEVHIPGGKPGKEGGEALQELADGLPEDTCVLILLPKLERAQTQGKWFGALARHGSVVEAKAVSGQALPQWIRQRLQHHNLDIEPDALALFAERVEGNLLAAKQEIDKLALLHPPGHLLNMADAQMAVANVARFDVFQLAAAWMGGDAPRLLRLLEGLEAEGEEPVLLLWAVAEDVRTLIRLLAALKQGQNLAEVRNTLRLWGDKQTLAPKAAKRLGINRLLAALQECARIDRQIKGAEDGAAWPQFKHLLMSLAA, from the coding sequence ATGGCACAATTAAACCCGCATCAATTGGCCGAAAGCCTGCGCGGCGGCTTGCAGCCCTTGTATATTATTCACGGCGAAGAAGATTTGCTGCGGGTGGAGGCGCTGGATCATATCCGTGCAGCCGCGCGTGAGCACGGCTATCTAAACCGCGAAGTGATTAGCGTTGATGCCAAATTCGATTGGTCGGAACTGCGTGCCGCCAGCCAGTCTGTCGGCTTGTTTGCCGAGCTGAAATTGCTGGAAGTGCATATTCCCGGCGGCAAGCCCGGAAAAGAAGGGGGCGAAGCCTTGCAGGAATTGGCCGACGGGCTGCCTGAAGACACCTGCGTGTTAATCTTGCTGCCCAAGCTGGAGCGGGCGCAAACGCAAGGCAAATGGTTTGGCGCATTGGCACGCCACGGCAGCGTGGTGGAAGCCAAAGCGGTATCCGGGCAGGCGCTGCCGCAATGGATACGCCAGCGTTTGCAACACCACAATCTGGATATCGAGCCGGATGCCTTGGCCTTGTTTGCCGAGCGGGTGGAAGGCAATTTGCTGGCGGCTAAGCAAGAAATCGACAAACTGGCCTTGCTGCATCCACCCGGCCATTTACTCAATATGGCCGATGCGCAAATGGCGGTGGCCAATGTGGCGCGCTTTGATGTTTTCCAACTGGCTGCCGCATGGATGGGTGGCGATGCGCCGCGTTTACTGCGCTTGCTCGAAGGCTTGGAAGCCGAAGGCGAAGAGCCGGTGTTGTTGCTGTGGGCAGTGGCCGAAGATGTGCGCACCTTAATCCGCTTATTGGCGGCATTAAAGCAAGGCCAAAATCTGGCCGAAGTGCGCAATACTTTGCGTTTGTGGGGCGATAAGCAAACCTTGGCACCCAAAGCCGCCAAACGCCTAGGCATCAACCGCTTATTGGCCGCTTTGCAAGAATGCGCTCGCATTGACCGCCAAATCAAAGGCGCCGAAGACGGCGCGGCTTGGCCGCAGTTTAAGCATTTATTGATGTCGTTGGCTGCCTGA
- a CDS encoding LPS-assembly lipoprotein LptE → MKKYLGLALLLCLSACGFHLKGSVPLGNALHYQVWAVDGGTMQTALENALRRQSNVRLDATNPEVSLKVLDVRQQKDVSAINIGGNTIEYMLNLRVDAQAWRAGEPLGAPISVQVQRYMAYADSEILGKQEEEAQIWREMRADAAGQMVRRLAYLPKP, encoded by the coding sequence ATGAAAAAATATTTAGGTTTGGCGCTGCTGTTGTGCTTAAGCGCCTGCGGTTTTCACTTGAAAGGCAGCGTGCCTTTGGGCAATGCCCTGCATTATCAGGTATGGGCGGTGGATGGCGGCACCATGCAAACGGCGCTGGAAAATGCCTTGCGCCGCCAAAGCAATGTGCGGCTGGATGCTACTAACCCCGAAGTGTCGTTGAAAGTGCTGGATGTGCGGCAACAAAAAGACGTGTCCGCCATCAATATCGGCGGCAACACCATTGAGTATATGCTGAACCTGCGCGTGGATGCCCAAGCTTGGCGTGCGGGCGAGCCTTTGGGTGCGCCCATCAGCGTGCAAGTACAGCGCTATATGGCGTATGCCGACAGTGAAATTTTGGGTAAGCAGGAAGAAGAAGCGCAAATTTGGCGTGAAATGCGCGCCGATGCCGCCGGGCAAATGGTGCGCCGCTTGGCCTATCTGCCCAAGCCTTAA
- the gatB gene encoding Asp-tRNA(Asn)/Glu-tRNA(Gln) amidotransferase subunit GatB has protein sequence MSWETVIGLEVHVQINTQSKIFSGASTAFGAAPNAHASVVECALPGVLPVMNREVINKAIKLGLALGATINRKNVFDRKNYFYPDLPKGYQISQLDLPIIEHGKLEIVVGEALKTINVTRAHMEEDAGKSVHDAFPEFTGIDLNRAGTPLLEVVSEPEMRSAAEAVAYARALHTLVTWLNICDGNMAEGSFRIDANVSVRPLGQAEFGTRCEIKNLNSFRFLEQAINYEVARQIELIEDGGKVVQQTRLFDPDSGETRAMRSKEDAHDYRYFPDPDLLPVIISDTQMAAAQADMPELPAEMAARFVADFGVSDYDARLLTASRVQAAYFETAAQASQQGKLVANWMNGELAAALNKAGLDLAQSPIDAARLAGLVAKIADGTLSNKLARQVFEAMWESDLNAEAIIERDGLKQMTDSGAIEAIIDEVLANNAKSVEEFKAGKEKAFNALVGQVMKASRGKANPQQVQELLQAKLA, from the coding sequence ATGAGCTGGGAAACCGTAATCGGGCTGGAAGTCCATGTACAAATCAACACGCAATCGAAAATTTTTTCCGGTGCGTCTACGGCTTTTGGTGCTGCGCCCAATGCCCATGCCAGCGTGGTGGAATGTGCGTTGCCGGGGGTGTTGCCGGTGATGAACCGCGAAGTGATTAACAAGGCGATTAAGTTGGGCTTGGCGCTGGGCGCCACCATCAACCGCAAAAACGTGTTCGACCGCAAAAACTACTTCTATCCCGATTTGCCCAAAGGCTATCAAATCAGCCAATTGGATTTGCCGATTATCGAGCATGGCAAGCTGGAAATTGTGGTGGGCGAGGCATTAAAAACCATCAATGTTACCCGTGCGCACATGGAAGAAGATGCGGGCAAATCGGTGCATGATGCGTTTCCGGAGTTCACCGGCATCGATTTAAACCGTGCCGGTACGCCTTTGCTGGAAGTGGTGTCGGAGCCGGAAATGCGCTCGGCGGCCGAGGCGGTGGCTTATGCCCGCGCCTTGCACACATTGGTTACTTGGCTGAATATTTGCGACGGCAATATGGCCGAAGGCTCGTTTCGCATTGATGCCAATGTGTCGGTGCGCCCGCTGGGGCAGGCCGAATTCGGCACCCGCTGCGAAATTAAAAACCTCAATTCCTTCCGCTTTTTGGAGCAGGCCATCAATTATGAAGTAGCGCGCCAAATTGAATTGATTGAAGACGGCGGCAAGGTAGTGCAGCAAACGCGCCTGTTCGACCCCGATAGCGGCGAAACCCGCGCCATGCGCAGCAAGGAAGACGCGCACGACTACCGCTATTTCCCCGATCCGGACTTATTGCCGGTAATCATTTCCGATACGCAAATGGCCGCAGCACAGGCCGATATGCCCGAATTGCCCGCGGAAATGGCGGCGCGCTTTGTGGCCGATTTCGGCGTATCCGACTACGATGCGCGCCTGCTCACCGCCAGCCGCGTTCAGGCAGCCTATTTTGAAACCGCTGCTCAAGCTTCGCAGCAAGGCAAGCTGGTGGCCAACTGGATGAACGGCGAATTGGCGGCAGCTTTAAATAAAGCCGGCTTGGATTTGGCGCAAAGCCCGATTGATGCGGCGCGTTTGGCCGGTTTGGTGGCCAAAATCGCCGACGGTACCTTAAGCAATAAATTGGCGCGGCAAGTATTCGAAGCCATGTGGGAAAGCGATTTGAATGCCGAGGCGATTATCGAGCGCGACGGCCTGAAGCAAATGACCGACAGCGGCGCCATCGAAGCGATTATTGACGAAGTATTGGCCAATAATGCCAAATCGGTAGAAGAATTTAAGGCGGGCAAAGAAAAAGCCTTTAATGCGCTGGTGGGCCAAGTGATGAAAGCCAGCCGTGGCAAGGCCAATCCGCAGCAAGTGCAGGAATTATTGCAGGCCAAATTGGCTTAA
- a CDS encoding DUF4850 domain-containing protein produces MINIRRWALALYISGLLLPGLAAAAGETYILGVDASVDKTAAPQVLPLGEIRINGQAVPAYGLRMSNPAADGMLDLRPAQKETLSFKAAITPAQTQQVAAYYHSFGWLLVPRGWQPVAGGLGANGSESLLFMPPNNSGYVQFYHTSACVGCAQMAASAFFPEAAKDAAANDFLAYTGTDVPLQQVRLRPHFIGYSATKNGQRIDGLAYYNRDADLPFWKAELSLPSTQRDLAQPILNWLLPQR; encoded by the coding sequence ATGATAAACATCCGTCGTTGGGCATTGGCATTGTATATCAGCGGTTTGTTGTTGCCAGGATTGGCGGCCGCCGCAGGTGAAACCTATATTCTGGGTGTGGATGCCAGTGTGGATAAGACGGCAGCGCCGCAAGTATTGCCCTTAGGGGAAATCCGGATAAACGGGCAAGCGGTGCCGGCTTATGGCTTGCGCATGAGCAATCCGGCAGCCGATGGCATGCTGGATTTGCGGCCAGCCCAAAAAGAAACCTTGTCGTTTAAAGCGGCCATCACACCGGCACAAACCCAACAAGTGGCAGCGTATTACCACAGCTTTGGCTGGCTGCTGGTGCCGCGCGGCTGGCAGCCGGTGGCGGGCGGACTGGGTGCTAACGGCTCGGAATCCTTGCTGTTTATGCCGCCAAACAACAGCGGCTATGTGCAGTTTTATCACACCTCGGCCTGTGTAGGCTGTGCACAAATGGCCGCCTCGGCGTTTTTCCCCGAAGCGGCAAAAGATGCCGCCGCCAATGATTTTTTGGCGTATACCGGCACCGATGTACCGCTGCAACAGGTGCGCTTACGCCCGCATTTTATCGGCTACAGTGCCACTAAAAACGGCCAGCGCATTGATGGTTTGGCGTATTACAATCGCGATGCCGATTTGCCGTTTTGGAAGGCCGAACTGAGCTTGCCATCGACACAACGCGATTTGGCGCAACCGATACTGAATTGGTTGTTGCCACAAAGATAA
- the gatA gene encoding Asp-tRNA(Asn)/Glu-tRNA(Gln) amidotransferase subunit GatA, producing the protein MTHYTLKQASQLLQDQQISAVELAQEYLSAIEQRNPAINGYITLDKAATLAEAQAADARLAGGGAHLLTGVPMAYKDVFCQQGWQSSCGSKMLGNFIAPYTATVVQNLLNAGMVTLGRTNMDEFAMGSTNETSFYGATRNPWQHEHVPGGSSGGSAAVVAARLAPAALGSDTGGSIRQPAAHCGITGIKPTYGVVSRFGMVAYASSFDQAGPMAQTAEDCALLLNTMAGFDVRDSTSLERPTEDYSRDLAQPLHGLKVGLPKEYFGSGVDAEVQQAVQNAIQLLQAQGAQMVDVSLPQTELAIPAYYVLASAEASTNLSRYDGVRYGHRAAEFANLDEMYSNSRAEGFGSEVKRRIMIGAYVLSHGYYDAYYLKAQKLRRLVANDFQAALAQCDVILGPVAPTAAPKLGSDINDPVQMYLSDIFTIAVNLAGLPALSLPAGFTRNGLPIGVQLIGNYFTESRLLNVAHQMQLNSDWHTKAPV; encoded by the coding sequence ATGACCCATTACACCCTGAAGCAAGCCAGCCAACTGCTGCAAGACCAACAAATTTCCGCCGTGGAGCTGGCGCAGGAATACCTTAGCGCAATCGAGCAGCGCAATCCGGCCATCAACGGCTACATTACTTTAGATAAAGCCGCCACGCTGGCCGAAGCCCAAGCCGCCGATGCCCGCCTGGCGGGCGGCGGCGCCCATCTGCTCACCGGCGTGCCGATGGCGTATAAAGACGTATTTTGCCAACAAGGCTGGCAAAGTAGCTGCGGCAGCAAAATGCTGGGCAATTTTATCGCTCCGTATACCGCCACCGTGGTGCAAAACCTACTCAATGCAGGCATGGTCACACTGGGGCGCACCAATATGGACGAATTTGCCATGGGCTCCACCAACGAAACCTCGTTTTACGGTGCTACCCGCAACCCATGGCAACACGAGCATGTGCCCGGCGGCTCTTCCGGCGGTTCGGCTGCCGTGGTGGCGGCGCGGTTGGCACCGGCCGCATTGGGCAGCGACACCGGCGGCTCCATCCGCCAGCCTGCCGCGCATTGCGGCATCACCGGCATTAAGCCCACCTACGGCGTGGTGTCCCGCTTTGGCATGGTGGCCTATGCTTCCAGCTTCGACCAAGCCGGGCCGATGGCGCAAACCGCCGAAGACTGCGCCTTGTTGCTCAACACCATGGCCGGTTTTGATGTGCGCGATTCCACCAGCTTAGAGCGCCCCACCGAAGACTACAGCCGCGATTTGGCGCAGCCACTGCACGGCCTGAAAGTGGGCTTGCCCAAAGAGTATTTCGGCAGCGGTGTCGACGCCGAAGTGCAACAGGCCGTGCAAAACGCCATTCAGCTCTTGCAGGCGCAAGGCGCGCAAATGGTGGACGTGAGCCTGCCGCAAACCGAGCTGGCCATTCCCGCTTATTATGTTTTGGCCTCAGCCGAAGCCAGCACCAACCTGTCGCGCTACGACGGCGTGCGCTACGGCCACCGCGCCGCCGAATTTGCCAATCTGGACGAAATGTACAGCAACAGCCGCGCCGAAGGCTTTGGCAGCGAAGTGAAGCGGCGCATCATGATTGGCGCTTATGTATTAAGCCACGGCTATTACGATGCCTATTATTTAAAAGCCCAAAAACTGCGCCGCTTGGTGGCCAACGACTTTCAGGCAGCCTTGGCGCAATGTGATGTGATTTTAGGCCCGGTAGCCCCCACCGCCGCCCCCAAGCTGGGCAGCGACATCAACGACCCGGTGCAAATGTACTTAAGCGATATTTTCACCATCGCCGTCAACCTCGCCGGCCTGCCCGCGCTCAGCCTGCCCGCCGGATTCACCCGCAACGGCCTGCCCATCGGCGTGCAATTGATTGGCAACTACTTTACCGAAAGCCGCTTATTGAATGTGGCGCACCAAATGCAGCTTAATAGCGACTGGCACACCAAAGCGCCGGTGTAA
- the gatC gene encoding Asp-tRNA(Asn)/Glu-tRNA(Gln) amidotransferase subunit GatC, translated as MALTLADVEKIAKLSRLRLSAAECENTLAELNNIFALVEQMQAVNTDGVAPMAHPHELALRLRDDVVTETDEHQRYQQVAPQVAGGLYLVPKVIE; from the coding sequence ATGGCACTGACCCTTGCTGATGTTGAAAAAATCGCCAAACTGTCGCGTTTGCGCTTGTCTGCGGCCGAATGCGAAAACACCTTGGCCGAGCTGAACAATATTTTCGCACTGGTAGAACAAATGCAGGCGGTAAACACCGACGGTGTGGCGCCGATGGCGCACCCGCACGAGCTGGCTTTGCGCCTGCGCGACGATGTGGTGACCGAAACCGACGAGCACCAGCGCTATCAACAAGTGGCGCCGCAGGTGGCGGGCGGGCTGTACTTGGTGCCTAAGGTGATTGAATAG
- a CDS encoding rod shape-determining protein yields MFRFLTQYFSNDLAIDLGTANTLIYIKNKGIVLNEPSVVAVQNDIPNGKNAMLAVGAEAKKMLGRTPGSIQAIRPMKDGVIADFNVTEKMLKQFIKNVNNSRFAASPRIVICVPCGSTQVERKAIRDSALAAGASIVNLIEEPMAAAIGAGLPIEEPTGSMVVDIGGGTTEVGVISLSGVVYSHSIRVGGDAFDEAIINYVRRNYGMLIGEATAEEIKKNIGSAFPGMEVKEIEVKGRNLAEGIPRAFTITSNEVLEALTEPLNQIIQAVKNALEQTPPELGADIADRGLVLTGGGALLKGLDRLLSEETGLPVMIAEDPLTCVVRGSGKALDMIGKMNSVFVSNP; encoded by the coding sequence ATGTTTCGCTTTTTAACCCAGTATTTCTCCAACGACCTTGCCATCGATCTTGGCACTGCCAACACACTAATCTACATTAAAAACAAAGGTATTGTACTGAACGAGCCTTCGGTAGTGGCGGTGCAAAACGACATCCCCAACGGCAAAAATGCAATGCTGGCGGTGGGCGCGGAAGCCAAAAAAATGCTGGGGCGCACACCGGGCAGTATCCAAGCCATCCGCCCGATGAAAGACGGCGTGATTGCCGACTTCAACGTAACCGAAAAAATGCTCAAGCAGTTTATCAAAAATGTGAACAACAGCCGCTTCGCCGCTTCGCCGCGCATTGTGATTTGTGTTCCTTGCGGCTCTACACAAGTAGAGCGCAAAGCGATTCGCGATTCAGCCTTGGCCGCCGGTGCCTCCATCGTAAACCTGATAGAAGAGCCGATGGCCGCTGCTATTGGTGCCGGCTTGCCGATTGAAGAGCCTACCGGCTCCATGGTGGTGGACATCGGCGGCGGCACCACCGAAGTGGGCGTGATTTCGCTTTCCGGCGTGGTGTATTCGCATTCTATCCGCGTGGGCGGCGACGCCTTCGACGAAGCCATCATCAATTATGTGCGCCGCAATTACGGCATGCTGATTGGCGAAGCCACTGCCGAAGAAATCAAGAAAAACATCGGCTCAGCCTTCCCGGGCATGGAAGTGAAAGAAATCGAAGTAAAAGGCCGCAACTTGGCCGAAGGCATTCCGCGCGCGTTTACCATCACTTCCAACGAAGTGCTCGAAGCCTTAACAGAGCCGCTCAATCAAATTATTCAAGCGGTTAAAAATGCGCTGGAACAAACCCCGCCTGAACTGGGTGCCGATATTGCCGACCGCGGCTTGGTGCTCACCGGCGGCGGTGCCTTGCTTAAAGGGCTGGACCGCCTGCTGTCGGAAGAAACCGGCCTGCCGGTGATGATTGCCGAAGACCCGCTCACCTGCGTGGTGCGCGGCTCCGGTAAGGCGCTGGATATGATTGGCAAAATGAATTCCGTTTTTGTGTCCAATCCCTAA
- the mreC gene encoding rod shape-determining protein MreC, translated as MAEPSLNFVHQRIRPASKLVLFSLLAAVLMMLDNRYAPIHQAKSHIATALYPLQWLANKPWAAVQNGMGYLKNQHALNSQNQQLQADNARLQIQLQQQTAQIQALGGLAAVEKLQQAALPQALVAKIISTGKNPLTDKVIIDQGSRQGVRLGDPVTDAHGLVGQISSVQPFSAEVTLLTNSQTVVPAMVSRTGVRTLIYGRAGGVDLRYFPADASLQAQDLLVTSGLDSIYPAGIPIATVQEAQAGNGSPYYRVQLSPAAQSGSARFLLVVPQQNTVTAQAASDSPSAAP; from the coding sequence ATGGCCGAGCCGTCACTGAATTTTGTCCATCAGCGCATCCGCCCTGCCAGCAAACTGGTGTTATTCAGCTTGCTGGCGGCGGTATTGATGATGCTGGATAATCGCTACGCCCCCATCCACCAAGCCAAATCCCACATTGCCACCGCGCTGTATCCGCTGCAATGGCTGGCCAACAAACCCTGGGCGGCGGTGCAAAACGGCATGGGCTACCTGAAAAACCAGCACGCTCTCAATAGCCAAAACCAGCAATTGCAAGCCGACAATGCGCGTTTGCAAATCCAGCTGCAACAACAAACGGCGCAAATTCAGGCTTTGGGCGGATTGGCAGCGGTAGAAAAACTGCAACAGGCGGCGCTGCCGCAGGCACTGGTGGCGAAAATCATCTCTACCGGTAAAAATCCACTAACGGACAAGGTGATTATTGACCAAGGCAGCCGCCAAGGCGTTCGCTTGGGCGATCCCGTCACCGACGCCCATGGTTTGGTGGGGCAGATTTCATCGGTGCAGCCGTTTAGCGCCGAAGTCACCTTGCTCACCAACAGCCAAACCGTGGTGCCCGCGATGGTGAGCCGCACCGGTGTGCGCACCTTGATTTATGGCCGTGCCGGTGGCGTGGATTTACGCTACTTCCCCGCTGATGCCAGCTTGCAGGCACAGGATTTATTGGTTACTTCCGGGCTGGACAGCATTTATCCGGCCGGTATTCCCATTGCCACCGTACAAGAAGCCCAAGCAGGCAACGGCTCGCCCTACTACCGCGTGCAATTAAGCCCCGCCGCCCAAAGCGGCAGCGCCCGCTTTTTGCTGGTTGTACCGCAACAAAACACCGTGACTGCGCAAGCCGCATCCGATAGCCCATCTGCAGCACCATGA
- the mreD gene encoding rod shape-determining protein MreD, with protein sequence MTQFDNIYRHTRKRLIAASFAVSLLLDFMPLPLPFAYWLPEFTALMLIFWLLHRPQNIGISMAFVIGLLLDIGSGAPLGLHALAFILAAYLVHRQQRQILLYAFGMQSLAVFGVLMLIQLSVMAVYFLNEHQFGSWGLLISPFIGAFLWPLLNNLMLTLTSIRRRS encoded by the coding sequence ATGACCCAATTTGACAACATCTACCGCCACACCCGCAAACGGCTGATTGCGGCCAGCTTTGCTGTTAGCTTGCTGCTGGATTTTATGCCCTTGCCGCTGCCGTTTGCTTATTGGCTGCCTGAATTTACCGCCTTGATGCTGATTTTCTGGCTGCTGCACCGGCCGCAAAACATCGGCATTAGCATGGCCTTTGTGATTGGCTTGTTGCTTGATATCGGCTCTGGTGCACCACTGGGGCTGCATGCGCTGGCGTTTATTCTGGCCGCCTATCTGGTGCACCGCCAACAGCGCCAAATTCTACTCTATGCTTTTGGCATGCAGTCGTTGGCGGTGTTTGGCGTGTTAATGCTGATTCAACTCAGCGTGATGGCGGTCTATTTTCTTAACGAACATCAATTTGGTAGTTGGGGGCTGTTGATTTCGCCCTTTATCGGCGCCTTTTTATGGCCTTTACTGAATAATCTGATGCTCACCTTAACCAGCATCCGCCGCCGCTCATGA
- the mrdA gene encoding penicillin-binding protein 2: protein MNSLQFRTRSTQLRSRSRRDHSIRVLVALGLILLCFCLLIARFVWLQVVKHEDFMVQATQNRISLIPTPPTRGEIVDVNGVVLAHNYPAYSLEIIPNQIPGKMEDTIAALREYVDITDGDIRRFQRFRADFRSYEKVPLKLKLSIEEASKMAAQLYRFPGVEINARTFRDYPYGPLTAHIIGYIGRISDRDMKKLDEENLTSLYRGSTHIGKMGLEDYYERQLHGLPGYQEVEKDAQGNIVRTLKSVPPTTGQTLKLALDIRVQEEAYRLMANRRGAVVAINPQTGGILAFVSKPSYDPNLFIDGIDSETWKSLNEDWQRPLINRVTQGMYPPGSTFKPFMGMAALESGHISQTTVLPSPGAWSIPGSSHQFRDSVRSGHGSANLSKAIQVSSDTFFYRLGYEMGIDKVAPYLAQFDLGQQTGIDLNNEYRGILPTREWKENRFAKSKPSVRAWQPADMVSASIGQGYNTYTPLQMAHATAILANDGVVFRPHLVSQLLDHNSQQITLIDPKPVKTLPFSRSNFEYVKQGMVKVLQPGGTAWRIGQGLQYSMGGKTGTAQVVQIKQGASYNAAALAEQHRDHAWFISFAPVNNPQIAVAVILENGGWGASAAPVARGLSDFYLLKLKNLPQSSTPAPVPASDAAWLNNDALMDEEKNNRHTVPPLLRAFRPQTASDTAP from the coding sequence ATGAACTCCTTGCAATTTCGCACCCGCTCGACCCAATTGCGCTCGCGCAGCCGCCGTGACCACAGCATACGTGTACTGGTGGCATTGGGTCTGATTTTGCTGTGCTTTTGCTTATTGATTGCCCGTTTCGTGTGGCTACAGGTGGTGAAGCACGAAGACTTTATGGTGCAGGCCACCCAAAACCGCATTTCATTGATTCCCACTCCGCCCACCCGTGGCGAAATCGTGGATGTCAACGGCGTGGTACTGGCGCACAACTATCCGGCTTATTCGCTGGAAATCATTCCCAACCAAATTCCGGGCAAAATGGAAGACACCATTGCCGCGCTGCGCGAATATGTCGACATCACCGATGGCGACATCCGCCGCTTTCAGCGTTTCCGTGCCGACTTCCGCTCCTATGAAAAAGTGCCGCTCAAATTAAAATTAAGCATCGAAGAAGCCAGCAAAATGGCGGCGCAGCTCTACCGCTTCCCCGGCGTGGAAATCAATGCGCGCACTTTTCGCGATTATCCTTACGGCCCGCTCACCGCCCACATCATCGGCTACATCGGCCGCATCAGCGACCGCGACATGAAAAAGCTGGACGAAGAGAACTTAACATCGCTCTACCGCGGCAGCACCCATATCGGCAAAATGGGGCTGGAAGACTATTACGAACGCCAGCTGCACGGCCTGCCCGGCTATCAAGAGGTTGAAAAAGACGCCCAAGGCAATATCGTGCGTACGCTAAAATCGGTACCCCCCACCACCGGTCAAACCCTTAAGCTCGCGCTCGATATCCGCGTGCAGGAAGAAGCCTACCGGCTGATGGCCAACCGCCGCGGTGCCGTGGTGGCGATCAACCCGCAAACCGGCGGTATTTTGGCGTTTGTGTCCAAGCCCAGCTACGACCCCAATCTGTTTATTGACGGCATCGACAGCGAAACCTGGAAAAGTCTGAACGAAGATTGGCAACGCCCGCTGATTAACCGCGTTACCCAAGGCATGTACCCGCCCGGCTCCACTTTCAAGCCATTTATGGGCATGGCGGCGCTGGAGAGCGGCCACATCAGCCAAACCACTGTGCTGCCCTCGCCCGGCGCTTGGAGCATTCCCGGCTCCAGTCACCAGTTTCGCGATTCCGTGCGCAGCGGCCACGGCTCGGCCAACCTCAGTAAAGCCATTCAGGTTTCTTCCGACACCTTTTTTTACCGCCTAGGCTATGAAATGGGGATTGATAAGGTGGCGCCGTATTTGGCTCAATTTGATTTAGGCCAGCAAACCGGCATTGATTTGAACAACGAATACCGCGGCATCCTGCCCACGCGCGAATGGAAAGAAAACCGCTTTGCCAAATCCAAACCATCGGTACGCGCTTGGCAGCCCGCCGATATGGTATCCGCCAGCATCGGCCAAGGCTACAACACCTATACGCCCTTGCAAATGGCGCACGCCACCGCCATTCTGGCCAACGACGGCGTGGTGTTCCGCCCCCATTTGGTGAGTCAATTATTGGATCACAACAGCCAGCAAATCACTCTGATTGACCCCAAACCGGTTAAAACGCTGCCGTTTTCACGCAGCAATTTCGAGTATGTGAAACAAGGCATGGTGAAAGTATTGCAGCCCGGCGGCACCGCCTGGCGCATCGGCCAGGGTTTGCAATACAGCATGGGCGGCAAAACAGGCACCGCGCAAGTGGTGCAAATCAAACAAGGCGCCAGCTACAATGCCGCGGCCTTGGCCGAACAACACCGCGACCATGCTTGGTTTATTTCATTTGCACCGGTCAACAACCCGCAAATTGCGGTGGCGGTGATTCTGGAAAACGGCGGCTGGGGCGCCAGCGCTGCACCTGTGGCACGCGGTTTGAGCGACTTTTATCTATTAAAACTCAAAAATCTGCCCCAAAGCAGCACCCCGGCGCCCGTACCGGCCAGTGATGCGGCTTGGCTGAACAACGACGCACTGATGGACGAAGAAAAAAACAACCGTCATACCGTACCGCCCCTGTTGCGCGCCTTCCGCCCGCAAACCGCCTCGGATACCGCCCCGTGA